A genomic window from Clostridium aceticum includes:
- a CDS encoding methyltetrahydrofolate cobalamin methyltransferase — protein MIIIGEKINGTIPSVKKAIESKDEEFIRNLALKQVDTGADYIDVCASTAPEFEVETLKWLMDIVQDAVNKPLSIDSPNAKTIEAVLKYAKKPGLINSVSEEGGKCEVIYPLIQGTEWQVIGLTCDNKGIPSDVQTRVDITKILVEKAAKYDITPDRIHIDPLVMALSTDNTSLTNFVETTKTIKEMYPTIKVTSGLSNISFGMPLRKVVNQSFLTIASYVGMDSAIMDPCNRDMMAALLATEALLGKDKHCRKYSNAYRKNKIGPIKE, from the coding sequence ATGATTATTATTGGGGAAAAGATTAATGGAACAATTCCAAGTGTGAAAAAAGCTATTGAAAGCAAAGACGAAGAGTTTATTCGAAATCTTGCCTTAAAGCAAGTAGATACAGGTGCTGATTATATTGATGTATGTGCAAGTACTGCACCTGAGTTTGAAGTTGAAACCTTAAAGTGGTTAATGGACATTGTTCAAGATGCGGTAAACAAGCCATTAAGTATTGATAGTCCAAATGCAAAAACAATTGAAGCTGTATTAAAATATGCTAAAAAACCAGGGCTTATTAATTCTGTATCTGAAGAAGGTGGAAAGTGTGAAGTGATTTACCCATTGATTCAAGGAACAGAGTGGCAGGTAATTGGATTAACCTGTGATAATAAAGGAATTCCTTCAGATGTTCAAACAAGAGTAGATATAACAAAAATTTTGGTTGAAAAGGCTGCAAAGTATGATATTACACCAGATAGAATACATATCGATCCTTTAGTAATGGCACTTTCAACAGACAATACATCCTTAACGAACTTTGTAGAAACAACCAAAACAATTAAGGAAATGTATCCTACTATTAAAGTGACTTCAGGATTGAGTAATATCTCCTTCGGTATGCCTTTAAGAAAAGTAGTAAATCAAAGTTTCTTAACAATTGCTTCTTATGTAGGTATGGACTCTGCAATTATGGATCCTTGCAACAGAGATATGATGGCAGCATTGCTGGCAACAGAAGCACTACTTGGAAAAGATAAGCACTGTAGAAAATACTCCAATGCCTATAGAAAGAATAAAATTGGTCCTATCAAGGAGTAA
- a CDS encoding HD-GYP domain-containing protein encodes MIKLYTSAATPGMILAKPIYTKEGRLLIDREMVLKEFYIEKLKRYSINHIYIYWSKSSKPEIQKIITEETRTIALTAIKDAVTGIHMKKEMDIQKLQTAILRLTEELMEDRGILLNLTDIRSIDEYTFGHCVNVCVLALIMGIALEYEKKDLQILGLGALLHDIGKVNIRSEILTKPGALTEEEYKEMKKHTLYGYQVVGNLKGLKEEVSWIIRDHHERFDGKGYPSGLIGKQIHEFSRIVAICDVYDALTSHRVYRPGIPPHDAIEYLITMGYHQFDCDLVKIFLKQISIYPVGTLVKLRSGEEGIVVNSHEDFPTRPVVRVLRDALGNPIEIRKNVDLTEQLNNGIVDILKAV; translated from the coding sequence GTGATCAAACTTTATACTTCTGCAGCAACACCTGGAATGATTTTAGCGAAGCCCATATATACAAAAGAAGGCAGACTGCTAATAGATCGGGAGATGGTTTTAAAGGAATTTTACATAGAAAAACTTAAAAGATACAGTATAAATCATATATATATATATTGGAGTAAAAGCAGCAAACCAGAAATACAAAAGATCATTACAGAAGAAACAAGAACAATAGCTTTAACAGCAATAAAGGATGCAGTGACAGGTATCCACATGAAAAAAGAAATGGATATACAAAAATTACAAACTGCTATCCTACGGCTTACTGAAGAGTTGATGGAGGATAGAGGTATTCTTTTAAATTTAACGGATATAAGGAGTATCGACGAGTATACTTTCGGACATTGTGTAAACGTATGTGTTTTGGCCTTAATTATGGGTATAGCCTTAGAGTATGAAAAAAAAGATCTGCAGATCTTAGGCCTAGGGGCTTTATTGCATGACATAGGAAAGGTAAATATCAGAAGTGAAATTTTAACGAAGCCAGGAGCTTTAACAGAGGAAGAATATAAAGAAATGAAGAAACACACGTTATATGGGTATCAAGTAGTAGGAAATCTAAAGGGACTCAAGGAGGAAGTTTCTTGGATTATTCGAGATCACCACGAACGTTTTGATGGAAAAGGATACCCCAGCGGACTTATAGGTAAACAAATACATGAATTTTCAAGAATTGTAGCTATATGTGATGTATACGATGCTCTAACCTCCCACAGGGTTTATCGACCAGGTATTCCTCCTCATGATGCCATCGAGTATTTAATAACGATGGGATATCATCAATTTGACTGTGATTTAGTAAAAATATTTCTAAAGCAGATTTCTATTTATCCAGTAGGAACTTTAGTAAAACTACGATCCGGTGAAGAAGGAATTGTGGTGAATTCTCATGAAGATTTTCCCACAAGACCAGTGGTAAGAGTTTTACGTGATGCTTTAGGCAATCCAATTGAAATAAGGAAAAATGTTGATTTAACAGAACAATTAAATAATGGTATTGTGGACATACTAAAAGCAGTATAA
- a CDS encoding urocanate hydratase, translated as MISNTNIFHAMTIKLDNVLPEYPEFVEGIRRAPDRGFKLTKTQTEIALKNALRYIPEELHEVLAPEFLEELMTLGRIYGYRYRPQGNIKAKSIDEYKGNCIEGKAFQVMMDNNLDFDIALYPYELVTYGETGKVCQNWMQYQLIKKYLEVMTNEQTLVIESGHPLGLFKSKADAPRVIITNALMVGMFDNLKDWDIAEQMGVANYGQMTAGGWMYIGPQGIVHGTFNTLLNAGRLKLGLKQDEDLSGVLFVTSGLGGMSGAQPKAVEIANGVGIVAEVDSSRIQTRYDQGWVSKVSADLKEVFDTAKEYIEKRETVSIAYHGNIVDLLQYAVDNHIKIDLLSDQTSCHAVYEGGYCPRELSFDERTDMLKRDREKFKQLVDKTLKEHFQLIKTLVERGTYFFDYGNAFMKSVYDAGVKEISKNGRDEKEGFIFPSYVEDIMGPELFDYGYGPFRWVCLSGKHEDLIKTDKAAMDLIDPNRRGQDRDNYVWIRDAEKNKMVVGTQARILYQDAMGRTRIALKFNEMVRNGEVGPIMLGRDHHDVSGTDSPFRETSNIKDGSNVMADMATQCFAGNAARGMSLIALHNGGGVGIGKSINGGFGMVLDGSERVDNILRTAMPWDVMGGVARRAWARNENSISTSIEYNQENTTTDHITLPFIPKEDLIKDLVDKAFKK; from the coding sequence ATGATCAGTAATACCAATATATTTCATGCAATGACCATCAAACTAGATAATGTTTTACCAGAATATCCTGAGTTTGTAGAGGGTATTCGCCGAGCACCTGATCGAGGTTTTAAGCTTACAAAAACCCAGACTGAAATAGCTTTGAAAAATGCCTTGCGTTATATTCCTGAAGAATTACATGAAGTTTTGGCACCGGAATTTTTAGAGGAACTGATGACACTAGGAAGAATCTATGGCTATCGTTATAGACCACAAGGAAATATAAAAGCAAAATCTATAGATGAATATAAAGGCAATTGTATTGAAGGAAAAGCCTTTCAAGTAATGATGGATAACAACTTAGACTTTGATATTGCTCTTTACCCTTATGAATTAGTAACCTATGGGGAAACAGGAAAGGTATGTCAGAACTGGATGCAATATCAGCTAATCAAAAAGTACCTTGAAGTTATGACCAATGAACAAACCCTAGTCATTGAGTCTGGTCATCCCCTAGGTTTATTTAAGTCAAAGGCAGATGCACCTAGAGTTATTATTACCAATGCCCTTATGGTGGGTATGTTTGATAACTTAAAGGATTGGGACATAGCAGAGCAAATGGGGGTTGCTAATTATGGACAAATGACAGCTGGAGGATGGATGTATATAGGACCACAGGGAATTGTCCACGGTACCTTCAATACTTTGTTAAATGCAGGAAGATTAAAACTAGGATTAAAACAAGATGAAGACCTAAGCGGTGTGTTGTTTGTAACATCGGGACTTGGAGGAATGAGTGGAGCCCAGCCTAAAGCTGTAGAAATCGCCAATGGTGTAGGAATTGTTGCTGAAGTAGATTCCTCTAGAATTCAAACTAGATACGATCAAGGTTGGGTAAGCAAGGTTTCCGCAGATCTAAAGGAAGTATTTGATACAGCCAAAGAATATATAGAAAAAAGGGAGACTGTTTCTATAGCTTATCACGGAAATATTGTTGATTTATTACAGTATGCTGTAGACAACCATATAAAAATTGATTTACTTTCTGATCAAACCTCTTGTCATGCTGTATATGAAGGTGGGTATTGTCCAAGAGAACTGAGTTTTGATGAGAGAACAGATATGCTAAAACGTGATAGAGAAAAGTTCAAACAGTTAGTAGACAAAACGCTAAAGGAACATTTTCAGTTGATCAAAACACTGGTAGAAAGAGGCACCTATTTCTTCGATTACGGCAATGCTTTTATGAAGTCTGTCTATGATGCTGGTGTAAAGGAAATTTCTAAGAATGGTCGAGATGAAAAAGAAGGTTTTATTTTTCCTTCTTATGTAGAAGATATTATGGGACCGGAGTTATTTGACTATGGCTATGGGCCTTTTAGATGGGTATGCTTAAGTGGAAAGCATGAAGACTTAATCAAAACTGATAAAGCAGCCATGGATCTGATCGACCCTAATAGAAGAGGACAAGATAGAGATAATTATGTATGGATTCGTGATGCAGAAAAAAACAAGATGGTGGTTGGAACGCAGGCGAGAATTCTATACCAAGATGCTATGGGGAGAACGAGAATCGCCCTGAAGTTTAATGAGATGGTTAGAAATGGTGAAGTAGGTCCTATTATGCTAGGACGGGATCATCATGATGTAAGTGGTACAGATTCCCCTTTTAGAGAAACTTCAAATATCAAGGACGGAAGTAATGTAATGGCAGATATGGCTACCCAATGTTTTGCAGGAAATGCAGCTAGAGGAATGAGTTTAATTGCTCTTCATAATGGAGGCGGCGTAGGAATAGGAAAATCGATTAATGGTGGATTTGGTATGGTACTAGATGGCAGTGAAAGGGTAGATAATATACTAAGAACTGCAATGCCTTGGGATGTAATGGGGGGAGTTGCTAGAAGAGCATGGGCTAGAAATGAAAACTCTATTTCAACTAGTATAGAATACAATCAAGAAAATACTACAACCGATCATATTACCTTACCTTTTATTCCTAAGGAAGATTTGATAAAGGATTTAGTAGACAAGGCTTTCAAAAAATAA
- the hutI gene encoding imidazolonepropionase, whose product MKKGNLLIKNAAELVTCSGFRAKKGKEMSDLQIILDGAVVIEEGIIKAVGKTEEILKQYSEENYEVIDASNKAVLPGFVDSHTHFLFGGYRAEEFSWRLRGDSYMDIMERGGGILSSVKATKEATKEELFESAMKRLDCMLSFGVTTVEGKSGYGLDYDTEMKQLEVMKEVDAVHPIDVVSTFLGAHAVPKEYKGKEDILIDFFIEKVMPDVAERKLAEFCDVFCEDKVFSIEQSRRLLTKAKEMGFKIKLHADEIVPLGGAELAAELGAISADHLLQASDQGIRDMEKAGVVATLLPGTAFSLKEEFARGRYMIDQNCAVALATDLNPGSCFTESIPLIFALATLYMGITTEEALTALTINGAAAVDRADKIGSIDIGKQGDIVILEFPSYKYIPYHIGVSTVEKVVKDGVVVFPKIEKV is encoded by the coding sequence ATGAAAAAAGGAAATTTATTGATCAAAAATGCTGCGGAACTTGTGACCTGCAGTGGGTTTAGAGCAAAAAAAGGCAAGGAAATGTCAGACCTTCAAATTATTCTTGATGGGGCTGTCGTCATTGAAGAGGGCATTATCAAGGCGGTGGGAAAGACAGAAGAAATACTAAAACAATATTCTGAGGAAAACTACGAAGTGATTGATGCCAGCAATAAGGCAGTATTACCTGGCTTTGTTGATTCCCATACACATTTTCTCTTTGGTGGTTATAGAGCGGAAGAATTCTCTTGGAGACTTCGAGGAGATAGTTATATGGATATTATGGAACGGGGTGGAGGTATCCTTAGCAGTGTGAAGGCTACCAAGGAAGCTACTAAGGAAGAACTCTTCGAAAGTGCTATGAAAAGACTGGATTGCATGCTGTCCTTTGGCGTAACAACGGTTGAAGGTAAAAGCGGCTATGGTTTAGATTATGATACGGAAATGAAGCAGTTGGAGGTCATGAAGGAAGTAGACGCTGTGCATCCTATTGATGTTGTCAGCACCTTTTTAGGTGCCCATGCAGTACCTAAGGAATATAAAGGAAAAGAAGATATATTGATAGACTTTTTCATTGAAAAAGTGATGCCAGATGTAGCTGAAAGAAAACTGGCGGAGTTTTGTGATGTCTTTTGTGAGGATAAGGTATTTTCTATAGAACAATCCAGAAGGCTTCTAACAAAAGCAAAAGAAATGGGCTTTAAAATAAAACTTCATGCGGATGAAATTGTGCCACTAGGAGGAGCAGAATTAGCAGCAGAGTTGGGTGCTATATCTGCTGATCACTTGCTACAGGCTTCTGACCAGGGGATAAGAGATATGGAAAAGGCAGGAGTAGTAGCTACCCTTCTACCTGGAACCGCCTTTAGCTTGAAGGAGGAGTTTGCTAGAGGCAGGTATATGATTGATCAAAACTGTGCTGTGGCTTTAGCAACAGACTTGAATCCCGGCAGCTGTTTTACAGAGTCTATTCCACTGATTTTTGCTCTAGCTACACTGTATATGGGTATTACTACAGAAGAAGCCCTTACAGCACTAACCATTAATGGAGCAGCAGCTGTTGACAGAGCTGATAAAATTGGTAGTATAGATATAGGAAAACAAGGAGATATTGTTATCTTGGAGTTTCCCTCTTATAAGTACATACCTTATCATATTGGTGTAAGTACAGTAGAGAAGGTAGTGAAAGATGGTGTCGTTGTTTTTCCTAAAATAGAAAAGGTTTGA
- the ftcD gene encoding glutamate formimidoyltransferase, which yields MSHKKKILQCVPNFSEGKDLQKIEKIVDAFRGKEGVKLLDYSRDEDHNRAVVTVVGEPQPLKNAVIEAIGIAIEVIDMTKHEGQHPRMGAVDVVPFIPITNVSMTEAVELAKEVAEEASKKYNLPIYLYEKAASTPERENLAQVRKGQFEGMAEKVKQPDWHPDFGPKEIHPTAGVTAVGARMPLVAYNVNLDTDRLEIADKIAKNVRHMSGGLRYCKGIGVELKDRGIVQVSMNMTDYTKTALYRVFELIRIEAKRYGVNVIGSEVIGSVPMEALVDTAAYYLGLEDFSMEQVLEARLME from the coding sequence ATGAGTCATAAGAAAAAAATTCTACAATGTGTACCTAATTTCAGTGAAGGCAAAGATTTACAAAAAATAGAAAAAATTGTAGATGCCTTTAGAGGAAAAGAAGGGGTAAAACTACTGGATTATAGCAGAGATGAAGATCATAATAGAGCAGTGGTAACGGTGGTAGGTGAGCCTCAGCCTCTAAAAAATGCAGTAATAGAGGCGATAGGAATCGCCATAGAAGTCATAGATATGACCAAACACGAAGGACAGCATCCTAGGATGGGCGCAGTAGATGTTGTTCCCTTTATTCCTATTACCAATGTAAGTATGACAGAAGCAGTAGAGCTGGCAAAGGAAGTAGCTGAAGAAGCATCTAAAAAATATAACCTACCTATTTATTTATACGAAAAGGCAGCTTCAACACCTGAAAGAGAGAACTTGGCTCAAGTGAGAAAAGGACAGTTTGAAGGTATGGCTGAAAAAGTAAAACAACCTGATTGGCATCCTGACTTTGGACCGAAGGAAATTCATCCTACCGCTGGTGTTACTGCTGTAGGTGCTAGGATGCCTTTAGTGGCCTACAATGTAAACTTAGATACAGATCGATTAGAAATAGCTGACAAGATTGCAAAAAACGTAAGACATATGAGTGGAGGCCTTAGATATTGTAAAGGAATAGGTGTAGAGTTAAAGGACCGAGGCATTGTTCAGGTTTCTATGAATATGACAGACTATACAAAAACCGCTTTATATAGAGTGTTTGAACTGATTAGAATAGAAGCCAAACGATATGGGGTAAACGTGATAGGAAGTGAAGTTATTGGTTCTGTTCCTATGGAAGCTCTTGTAGATACAGCAGCTTATTATCTTGGCTTAGAGGATTTTTCTATGGAGCAGGTGTTAGAAGCTAGATTGATGGAGTGA
- a CDS encoding cobalamin B12-binding domain-containing protein: protein MAELTMDLNVLTQAVGELDEDQVLEMLNEFVGTNPSEEDAQKVVNACQQGMAVVGDLFDKGEYFVGDLIFAGELLTSAIETLKPVIGSGSTEKVGTIVLGTVEGDLHDIGKNIFRSMSEAAGFEVHDIGIDQSAEAFVQKVKETKPQIIGMSGVLTLAIDSMKNIIDEMKNQGLRDDVKIIIGGNPVTKEACQHVGADAFTTNAAEGVKICQGWVS, encoded by the coding sequence ATGGCAGAATTAACAATGGACTTAAACGTATTGACACAAGCGGTAGGAGAACTTGATGAGGACCAAGTATTAGAGATGCTAAATGAGTTTGTAGGAACAAACCCAAGTGAAGAAGATGCACAAAAGGTAGTAAACGCATGCCAACAAGGAATGGCAGTTGTAGGGGATTTATTTGACAAGGGAGAGTACTTTGTTGGTGATTTAATCTTTGCAGGAGAATTATTAACCAGTGCTATTGAAACATTAAAGCCAGTAATTGGTTCTGGATCTACAGAAAAAGTAGGCACCATTGTTCTTGGTACAGTAGAGGGAGACCTACATGATATTGGTAAAAACATCTTTAGAAGTATGTCAGAAGCAGCTGGTTTTGAAGTACATGATATCGGTATTGACCAATCAGCAGAAGCTTTTGTACAAAAGGTTAAAGAAACAAAACCACAGATTATAGGAATGAGTGGCGTGCTTACTTTAGCTATTGATTCTATGAAAAATATTATAGATGAAATGAAAAATCAAGGATTAAGAGATGATGTAAAAATCATCATCGGTGGTAACCCTGTAACCAAAGAAGCTTGCCAACATGTTGGGGCAGATGCTTTCACTACAAATGCTGCAGAAGGAGTAAAGATTTGTCAAGGGTGGGTGAGCTAA
- a CDS encoding AAA family ATPase, whose protein sequence is MDCIYVKFFNTPTIFKNSKKVFLPFKKAEALFYYLVVHQQATRDELVHLLWGEMEEETAKKNLRNAMYKIRKAFDLNIIISPKKSIVMLNPDIKLESDLKVFLSDEENAIEIYDGEFLQGFHVKEDEVFEGWMSENRGYYRDLYIIKLQEKLHQLSAEEDQEMLEYYAKLLVHTDSYNENAYRILMNLYSRQGSYNKAIDLYNRLQQVLQEELGIMPDVATKDLLQEILSNRQQEETRSQGKQEDFFYGRKEEVKRLLNNYRSFIKKGSSHSYLVVGEAGIGKSRLKNQFLKNIDKKDVYLMETNCYQAEESYFLKPWNTIFSLLSEMLLQEEIDLPPLWKDILSSIFPGFAAENTTVSISFVEELNHFNYRLVEDAVLGFFKKISKIKKIVIVFEDLQWVDSMSLSLLSSVLQQDQGKNILFVGTCRDGYDKKIDKFMTKIKKHYPIEEMLIKRFTSQEVGDFVHKMLPYVLPEGDLVEKIYKETEGNTFFILEYIHSINKKKDFDKITPKMQDILKSRFLEVSEEGRKLLNIISLFFDKASLDLLTDLMNWDELQVMQIIEELQNKNIVGELGKGSEIAFQFTHLKLREFIYSQQSPAMRKVLHNKVGNIIENRLKHDKVDTLNYSRLIYHFSHAGNQFKALMYKIKNINNYLDFSYEVFPQANQINTEKEEFFGATAKELLQSLKELEVELQQVKEHHPSLKEVMKLQMEFLYIRGRHAIREGQYKEGVTYIRQMIEVSRKVRDYVYSLKGYKQMIYYCIQTHKTEEMTLYVEEGLALAQVYDNAKEIGILLRLKGLNKMMMTEYTKAEEILRTSIKIFEEITEFDNKYVINIAAAYNYIGEIRRYNMKFSKALNYYDQAIAICEENKVIKGLTQFNTNAAQAALEMGDYQRAKEYLERAIDLYCQLEVFWGRAVAEGYMALLLVREGRYKRALAYLKTAEGYAKKLKSPYELGILYRVKAEIKVRAIKNKVIGEVFNDYLDLELEVYCKRGIALLEEIKDSYEKEILKTFLKGDR, encoded by the coding sequence ATGGATTGTATTTATGTAAAGTTCTTTAATACACCTACTATTTTTAAAAATAGTAAAAAAGTGTTTCTGCCTTTTAAAAAGGCGGAGGCCTTGTTTTATTACCTGGTTGTGCATCAACAGGCTACACGGGATGAACTAGTACATCTTTTGTGGGGAGAGATGGAAGAGGAAACGGCTAAAAAAAATTTAAGAAATGCAATGTATAAGATTAGAAAAGCTTTTGATTTAAATATTATTATTTCTCCTAAAAAATCTATTGTCATGTTAAATCCTGATATCAAACTAGAAAGTGATTTAAAAGTATTTCTCTCAGATGAAGAAAATGCTATTGAGATCTATGATGGTGAATTTCTTCAAGGCTTTCATGTTAAGGAAGACGAAGTTTTTGAAGGATGGATGTCTGAAAACAGAGGATATTATAGAGATCTCTATATTATAAAACTCCAAGAAAAGCTACACCAGCTTTCTGCTGAAGAAGATCAGGAAATGTTAGAATATTATGCAAAATTACTGGTTCATACAGATTCCTATAATGAAAATGCCTATCGCATACTTATGAACTTGTACAGCCGCCAAGGGTCTTATAATAAAGCGATAGACCTTTATAATCGATTACAACAAGTACTGCAAGAGGAATTAGGAATCATGCCGGATGTAGCTACCAAAGATCTGCTTCAAGAGATTTTGAGCAATAGGCAACAAGAAGAAACAAGAAGTCAAGGAAAACAAGAAGACTTTTTTTACGGAAGAAAGGAAGAGGTAAAAAGACTATTAAATAACTATAGAAGTTTTATCAAAAAAGGTAGCAGTCATTCGTATCTGGTGGTAGGAGAAGCTGGTATCGGAAAAAGTAGATTGAAAAATCAGTTTTTAAAAAACATAGACAAGAAGGATGTATATCTGATGGAAACCAACTGTTACCAAGCAGAGGAGAGCTATTTTTTAAAGCCATGGAATACAATCTTTTCTTTGTTATCAGAAATGCTCCTACAAGAAGAAATAGACCTTCCACCCTTATGGAAGGATATACTCAGCTCTATATTCCCTGGATTTGCAGCAGAAAATACTACAGTTTCTATAAGCTTTGTTGAGGAGCTAAACCACTTTAACTATAGGCTTGTAGAGGATGCTGTACTAGGATTTTTTAAAAAAATCAGTAAGATAAAGAAAATCGTCATTGTTTTTGAGGATCTACAATGGGTAGACAGTATGAGTTTATCCCTTCTAAGTAGTGTTTTGCAACAGGATCAAGGGAAGAATATACTTTTTGTAGGAACATGTAGAGATGGCTATGATAAAAAAATAGATAAATTTATGACAAAGATAAAAAAACACTATCCTATTGAAGAAATGCTTATAAAAAGATTTACTTCTCAGGAGGTAGGAGATTTTGTACATAAGATGTTACCATACGTTTTACCTGAAGGGGATTTAGTAGAAAAAATATATAAAGAAACAGAAGGAAATACCTTCTTTATTTTGGAATATATTCATTCTATAAATAAAAAGAAGGACTTTGATAAAATCACTCCCAAAATGCAAGATATTTTAAAAAGCAGGTTTTTGGAAGTCTCTGAAGAAGGCAGAAAACTATTAAATATCATTTCTCTCTTTTTTGATAAAGCTTCATTAGATCTACTGACTGACTTGATGAACTGGGATGAACTACAGGTAATGCAGATCATAGAAGAATTACAAAACAAAAATATCGTGGGGGAATTAGGCAAAGGAAGTGAAATTGCATTTCAGTTTACGCATTTAAAATTGAGGGAGTTTATTTACTCGCAACAGTCTCCAGCCATGAGAAAAGTATTACACAACAAAGTAGGGAACATCATAGAAAATCGATTGAAACACGACAAGGTAGATACATTAAATTATTCCAGATTAATTTATCATTTCTCTCATGCTGGAAACCAATTTAAAGCTTTAATGTACAAGATAAAGAATATTAATAATTACTTGGATTTTAGCTATGAAGTATTTCCTCAAGCGAATCAGATAAATACAGAAAAAGAAGAGTTTTTTGGAGCTACAGCAAAGGAATTACTTCAATCTCTTAAGGAGCTGGAAGTGGAATTGCAGCAGGTGAAGGAGCATCATCCTTCTTTAAAGGAAGTCATGAAATTGCAAATGGAATTCTTATATATAAGAGGCAGACATGCCATAAGAGAAGGGCAATACAAAGAAGGTGTGACTTATATTCGGCAAATGATAGAGGTATCAAGAAAAGTCAGAGACTATGTATATAGTTTAAAGGGTTATAAGCAGATGATTTATTATTGCATACAGACCCATAAGACTGAAGAAATGACTTTGTATGTAGAAGAGGGTCTTGCATTGGCTCAAGTCTATGACAATGCAAAAGAAATAGGAATTTTGCTGCGGTTAAAAGGACTAAACAAAATGATGATGACAGAGTATACCAAAGCAGAAGAGATTTTAAGAACTTCCATAAAAATATTTGAGGAAATCACAGAGTTTGACAATAAATATGTGATAAATATTGCGGCGGCCTACAACTATATCGGAGAAATAAGAAGATATAATATGAAATTTTCTAAGGCTCTAAATTATTATGATCAGGCGATAGCTATATGCGAAGAAAATAAAGTGATCAAAGGGTTAACTCAATTCAATACCAATGCGGCACAAGCTGCTTTGGAAATGGGAGATTATCAGAGGGCAAAGGAATACTTAGAGAGAGCTATTGACTTATATTGTCAGCTAGAGGTGTTTTGGGGAAGGGCTGTAGCTGAAGGATACATGGCACTGTTATTAGTTCGAGAAGGAAGATATAAAAGAGCATTGGCGTACCTAAAGACAGCAGAAGGATATGCTAAAAAATTAAAAAGTCCTTATGAGCTGGGTATATTATACCGTGTGAAGGCAGAGATCAAAGTAAGAGCAATTAAAAATAAAGTCATAGGCGAGGTATTTAATGACTATTTAGACTTGGAGCTAGAGGTGTACTGTAAAAGAGGAATAGCGCTATTGGAAGAGATAAAGGACAGTTATGAAAAAGAAATTCTAAAAACCTTCTTAAAAGGTGATAGATAA
- a CDS encoding cyclodeaminase/cyclohydrolase family protein — protein sequence MLTDLTVKDFLQKTASNDPVPGGGSVAALSASVAAALTEMVANLTIGRKKYVEVEEEMKDVVKDVLQARQELIEDIDKDSDAYNEVMAAFKLPKETEEEVAKRKEAIEEATKKAALVPLTVAQKAFSMMQRIETVVVKGNQNAITDGAVAAMMARTAVLSALYNVKINLGSIQDAAFVEEVSQKVKEIETKIGALEKDILANVKL from the coding sequence ATGTTAACAGATTTAACCGTAAAGGATTTTTTACAAAAAACCGCCTCTAATGATCCAGTGCCAGGAGGAGGAAGTGTAGCAGCCCTAAGTGCTTCAGTAGCTGCTGCTCTAACAGAAATGGTGGCTAATTTAACTATAGGAAGAAAAAAGTATGTGGAAGTAGAAGAAGAGATGAAGGATGTAGTTAAAGACGTTCTTCAAGCTAGACAAGAGCTAATAGAAGACATCGATAAGGATTCAGATGCTTATAACGAAGTAATGGCTGCCTTTAAGCTGCCTAAAGAAACAGAAGAAGAAGTGGCTAAAAGAAAAGAGGCCATTGAAGAGGCAACAAAAAAAGCAGCTTTAGTGCCTCTAACAGTAGCACAAAAAGCATTTTCTATGATGCAGAGGATTGAAACTGTCGTTGTAAAGGGAAACCAAAATGCTATTACAGACGGAGCTGTAGCAGCGATGATGGCAAGAACTGCGGTGCTTTCAGCTTTATATAATGTAAAAATCAACCTTGGATCTATCCAAGATGCTGCGTTTGTAGAAGAAGTTTCTCAGAAGGTGAAGGAAATAGAAACAAAAATAGGCGCATTGGAAAAAGATATTCTAGCTAATGTAAAGTTGTAA